One segment of Alnus glutinosa chromosome 2, dhAlnGlut1.1, whole genome shotgun sequence DNA contains the following:
- the LOC133859608 gene encoding uncharacterized protein LOC133859608, translating to MKVIIVTGTRKFVIEVGLQEPVLDIKRKIEQLFGIPVASQTLSVSGWELVDGLDMEDYPIVTEGTNIDLTIKSILMLPPLNHRRRIQITVKFLGRQFNMEVDTAETVRSLKEKIHIVDGTPIKRMSLFCSGIELEEDFRHLTEYGMYEFSEIIVFLKTMNRLRDEPSSSWLSLVVQTSSSLLNAASIPLEMKDSCTVNDLRQLLLSRKIIPIDDYLFIHKQRIMRDNCSLRGHGVENGDPLYVFKGTISRSGNI from the coding sequence ATGAAGGTAATCATTGTTACAGGAACACGCAAATTTGTCATAGAAGTGGGTCTCCAAGAGCCAGTTCTTGATATCAAAAGAAAGATAGAACAACTCTTTGGTATCCCTGTGGCTTCACAAACTCTCTCAGTGTCTGGATGGGAGTTGGTGGATGGACTTGACATGGAAGACTATCCAATTGTCACTGAAGGTACAAACATTGACCTCACTATCAAATCCATCCTTATGTTACCTCCATTAAACCATCGTAGAAGAATCCAAATTACTGTGAAATTTTTAGGCAGGCAGTTTAACATGGAGGTAGACACAGCAGAAACTGTGCGTAGCCTAAAAGAGAAAATTCATATAGTGGATGGTACACCCATCAAAAGAATGTCACTTTTCTGTTCTGGGATAGAGTTAGAAGAAGACTTTCGCCATCTAACCGAGTACGGAATGTACGAATTTTCTGAAATAATCGTGTTCCTCAAGACGATGAATCGTCTAAGGGATGAGCCTTCATCAAGTTGGCTGAGTCTAGTGGTGCAAACTTCTTCTAGCTTGCTTAATGCAGCCAGCATTCCTTTGGAAATGAAGGACTCATGCACTGTTAATGACTTGAGGCAGTTGTTATTGAGCAGAAAAATAATTCCCATTGATGATTATTTGTTCATACACAAGCAGAGGATCATGCGTGACAATTGCAGCCTCCGAGGGCATGGTGTTGAAAATGGGGACCCTCTCTATGTGTTTAAAGGGACTATTAGTCGAAGTGGAAATATTTGA
- the LOC133859615 gene encoding uncharacterized mitochondrial protein AtMg00810-like, which translates to MVLCLYFLGLEVTSGSDGYYLSQAKYSSNLLYKAGLTDSKTCTSPLEPNIRLLITDGESLLDATLYRQLVGSLIYLTASHPDISYAVHLVSQFMSAPRSTHYAAVLHILCYVKGTLFHGLHFSSCSSLELRSYSDADCASDPIDRYSTTGYCFLLGTSLISWRSNKQTVVA; encoded by the coding sequence ATGGTTTTATGCTTATACTTTCTTGGTCTTGAGGTTACTTCAGGTTCAGATGGATATTATCTCTCTCAGGCTAAATATTCGTCTAACTTGCTTTATAAAGCAGGCTTGACTGATAGCAAAACATGCACTTCTCCACTTGAACCTAATATTCGGCTTCTTATTACTGATGGTGAATCTCTTCTAGATGCTACTCTGTATAGACAACTGGTCGGTAGTCTCATTTATCTCACTGCTAGCCACCCAGACATTTCCTATGCGGTTCACTTGGTTAGCCAGTTTATGAGTGCACCTCGCTCTACTCACTATGCTGCAGTTCTTCATATCTTATGCTATGTCAAGGGGACTTTGTTTCATGGCCTTCACTTTTCTTCGTGCTCATCTCTTGAGCTCCGCTCTTATTCTGATGCTGATTGTGCCAGTGATCCTATCGACCGTTACTCCACCACGGGTTATTGTTTCTTACTTGGCACCTCTCTCATTTCTTGGCGTAGTAATAAGCAGACTGTTGTTGCCTGA